Proteins encoded by one window of Lycium barbarum isolate Lr01 chromosome 11, ASM1917538v2, whole genome shotgun sequence:
- the LOC132620039 gene encoding uncharacterized protein LOC132620039, with the protein MDDCGLVDVGYSGNTFTWTNGRKAGSWTCKILDRVLYNEEWNNNMGATLVKDKARIGFDHNVSKLLDFAAMFLTGGTKLLGGGNARKLHLILDKEQNIDIADSEENRRELNRVNADYIKWTGIQDNVLHQTANIHWAEEGDYCTKYFFSSINPKRRKTTLHRIKNTEGTWTEGNEAIREAVIQHFQKLYTDSNQMPDFGVLYHIDKLITEEDNVKLDAYPK; encoded by the exons ATGGATGATTGTGGCTTGGTGGATGTTGGTTATAGTGGTAACACTTTCACTTGGACTAATGGAAGGAAAGCAGGTAGCTGGACATGCAAAATACTGGATAGAGTCCTTTACAATGAGGAATGGAACAACAACATGGGTGCTACACTGGTGAAAGACAAAGCTAGAATAGGATTTGATCATAAT GTTTCTAAACTTTTGGACTTTGCAGCCATGTTTCTTACAGGTGGTACAAAGCTCTTGGGAGGAGGAAATGCAAGGAAACTCCAT CTGATCCTAGACAAGGAACAAAACATAGATATTGCTGATTCAGAGGAGAATAGACGGGAACTCAATAGAGTAAATGCTGATTACATCAAGTGGACTGGAATTCAGGATAACGTCTTGCACCAAACGGCTAATATCCATTGGGCTGAAGAGGGAGATTATTGCACCAAGTATTTCTTCAGTTCTATAAATCCCAAGAGAAGGAAAACTACTCTTCATAGAATTAAAAACACTGAAGGAACCTGGACTGAAGGCAATGAAGCTATTAGGGAAGCTGTTATACAACATTTTCAAAAGCTATATACAGACTCTAATCAAATGCCAGACTTTGGAGTACTGTATCACATTGACAAGCTCATTACTGAGGAGGACAATGTAAAATTGGACGCCTACCCAAAATAA